Proteins from one Streptomyces genisteinicus genomic window:
- a CDS encoding cation:proton antiporter, protein MHSAVFLIEFGAIILGLGLLGRFAGRLRFSPIPLYLLAGLAFGEGGLLPLGASEEFVAIGAEIGVILLLLMLGLEYTASDLVSNLKTQYPAGLVDFTLNAVPGAIAAFLMGWGPVAAVVLAGVTWISSSGVIAKVMGDLGRLGNRETPVILSVLVLEDLAMAVYLPIITALLAGVGLAAGSVTLAIALGVAGLVLFVAVRYGRLISRFVSSDDPEKLLLVVLGLTLLVAGIAQQLQVSAAVGAFLVGIALSGEVAEGAHTLLSPLRDLFAAVFFVFFGLHTDPSSIPPVLLPALALAVVTALTKIATGYWAAKRAGVGPKGRWRAGGTLVARGEFSIVIAGLAVSAGIEPMMGPLATAYVLILVVVGPLTARFTEPVALRVMALRAARTPAPAGTPERIEAKVDARD, encoded by the coding sequence GTGCACTCTGCTGTCTTCCTGATCGAGTTCGGCGCGATCATCCTCGGCCTCGGGCTGCTGGGACGGTTCGCCGGACGGCTGCGTTTCTCGCCCATCCCGCTGTACCTGCTCGCCGGCCTCGCCTTCGGTGAAGGAGGCCTGCTGCCCCTCGGCGCCAGCGAGGAGTTCGTCGCGATCGGCGCGGAGATCGGCGTCATCCTCCTGCTGCTGATGCTCGGCCTCGAGTACACCGCCAGCGACCTGGTCTCCAACCTGAAGACCCAGTACCCGGCCGGACTCGTCGACTTCACCCTGAACGCCGTGCCGGGCGCGATCGCCGCGTTCCTGATGGGCTGGGGGCCGGTGGCCGCCGTCGTCCTCGCGGGCGTCACCTGGATCTCCTCGTCCGGGGTGATCGCCAAGGTGATGGGCGACCTCGGACGCCTCGGCAACCGCGAGACACCGGTGATCCTGAGCGTGCTGGTCCTCGAGGACCTCGCCATGGCCGTCTACCTGCCCATCATCACGGCCCTGCTGGCCGGTGTCGGGCTGGCGGCCGGCAGCGTCACGCTCGCGATCGCCCTGGGCGTCGCGGGCCTGGTGCTCTTCGTCGCCGTGCGGTACGGACGCCTCATCTCGCGGTTCGTGAGCAGTGACGACCCCGAGAAGCTGCTCCTCGTCGTCCTCGGCCTCACGCTGCTGGTGGCCGGCATCGCCCAGCAGCTCCAGGTCTCGGCCGCCGTCGGCGCGTTCCTCGTCGGCATCGCGCTGTCCGGCGAGGTGGCCGAGGGCGCGCACACGCTGCTGAGCCCGCTGCGGGACCTGTTCGCCGCCGTGTTCTTCGTCTTCTTCGGCCTGCACACGGACCCGTCCAGCATTCCTCCGGTGCTGCTGCCCGCCCTGGCGCTCGCGGTCGTCACGGCCCTCACGAAGATCGCGACCGGGTACTGGGCGGCGAAACGCGCGGGGGTGGGCCCGAAGGGCCGCTGGCGCGCGGGCGGCACGCTGGTCGCCCGGGGCGAGTTCTCCATCGTCATCGCGGGGCTCGCGGTCTCCGCGGGCATCGAGCCGATGATGGGCCCGCTGGCCACGGCGTACGTCCTCATCCTGGTCGTCGTCGGCCCGCTCACGGCCCGGTTCACGG